One Defluviimonas sp. SAOS-178_SWC DNA window includes the following coding sequences:
- a CDS encoding protein-tyrosine phosphatase family protein, whose amino-acid sequence MSGFIIAAVPAGGGRLALCPMPGRDGDYAGDLGAILNWAPALVMTMATGPELATHGALRLSADLAARGIGWRHLPVTDFGADSAALREGWAEASAGARAHLASGRGVLAHCLGGCGRSGMAVLRLMVEAGEAPGTALARLRAARPCAVETAAQEAWAARATGSWRSVL is encoded by the coding sequence TTGAGCGGGTTCATCATTGCGGCGGTGCCGGCGGGCGGCGGCAGGCTGGCGCTATGCCCGATGCCGGGGCGCGATGGCGATTATGCCGGCGACCTCGGCGCGATCCTCAACTGGGCGCCTGCGCTTGTGATGACGATGGCGACGGGACCGGAACTGGCGACGCATGGCGCGCTTCGGCTGTCGGCCGATCTGGCGGCGCGGGGAATCGGCTGGCGGCACCTGCCGGTCACCGATTTCGGCGCGGACAGCGCGGCGTTGCGCGAAGGCTGGGCCGAGGCGTCCGCCGGGGCGCGGGCGCATCTGGCAAGCGGTCGCGGTGTTCTGGCGCATTGCCTCGGCGGATGCGGGCGGTCGGGCATGGCGGTGCTGCGCTTGATGGTCGAGGCTGGCGAGGCGCCCGGTACCGCACTCGCCCGGTTGCGCGCCGCGCGGCCCTGTGCGGTCGAGACGGCGGCGCAGGAGGCGTGGGCCGCGCGGGCGACGGGGTCGTGGCGGTCAGTTCTCTAG
- the rsgA gene encoding ribosome small subunit-dependent GTPase A produces the protein MTPNSQSLADLGWSADFLRQLDDDDLANLTPARIAGVHRARLSALTTEGPVELTLPPDLSAGDVAVGDWVLADGETGRATRLLDRKSRIFRRAAGDPSREQLIVANVDTVFITTTCTEEFNEARLERYLSLCHAGGVPPVFVLTKIDRTDEPDAYLDRLRAIGPNVPAVAVNAKAPGAVEALKPWCGPGQTVAFLGMSGVGKSTLASALTGLDLDTGEVREDDMKGRHTTTAREMHAIPGGGWLIDTPGMRELRLTDMAEGIDETFAEIAELATQCRFRDCSHGPEPGCAVQAAVKAGDVDAARVERWKKLRAEDAEHSALALDRKRKGKSLSKLVRQVKKVKRGE, from the coding sequence TTGACCCCGAACTCCCAATCCCTCGCTGACCTCGGCTGGTCGGCGGATTTCCTGCGCCAGCTCGACGACGACGATCTGGCCAACCTCACCCCCGCCCGCATCGCCGGCGTCCACCGGGCCCGGCTGTCGGCGCTGACCACGGAAGGCCCCGTCGAGCTCACCCTGCCGCCTGACCTCTCGGCAGGCGATGTCGCCGTCGGCGACTGGGTGCTTGCCGACGGCGAAACCGGCCGCGCCACGCGGCTTCTCGACCGCAAGTCCCGCATCTTCCGGCGCGCGGCCGGCGATCCCTCGCGCGAGCAGCTCATCGTGGCCAATGTCGACACCGTCTTCATCACAACGACCTGCACCGAGGAATTCAACGAGGCGCGGTTGGAGCGGTACCTGTCGCTTTGCCACGCCGGCGGGGTGCCACCGGTCTTCGTCCTGACCAAGATCGACCGCACCGACGAGCCGGACGCCTATCTCGACCGCCTCCGTGCCATCGGCCCGAACGTGCCGGCGGTGGCGGTGAACGCCAAGGCCCCCGGCGCTGTGGAGGCCCTGAAACCCTGGTGCGGCCCCGGCCAGACCGTCGCCTTCCTCGGCATGTCCGGCGTCGGCAAGTCCACGCTCGCCTCCGCCCTGACCGGCCTCGACCTCGACACCGGCGAGGTTCGCGAGGACGACATGAAAGGCCGCCACACCACCACCGCGCGCGAGATGCACGCGATCCCGGGCGGCGGCTGGCTGATCGACACGCCGGGGATGCGGGAACTCAGGCTTACCGACATGGCCGAGGGGATCGACGAGACTTTCGCCGAGATCGCCGAACTCGCGACCCAGTGCCGTTTCCGCGACTGTTCGCACGGCCCGGAACCCGGCTGCGCCGTTCAGGCGGCGGTCAAGGCGGGCGATGTCGACGCCGCCCGCGTCGAGCGCTGGAAGAAGCTCCGCGCCGAGGATGCCGAACACTCGGCCCTCGCACTGGACCGCAAGCGGAAGGGCAAGTCGCTGTCGAAGCTCGTCAGGCAGGTGAAGAAGGTGAAACGCGGGGAATGA
- a CDS encoding YdeI/OmpD-associated family protein, with amino-acid sequence MITEIEDFFTKGCGRCARFATPDCSTRTWSVGLGKLRGICRAAGLVETVKWGHPCYMHAGRNIAIIGALRGDFRLTFFNAALMTDPAGVLERQGPNTRHPDMIRFRDNDRVAAIEPTLAAYLKEAMGYAEAGLLPAKDTAAPTLPEELVEALDADPELAEAFHRLTPGRQKSYVINLSSAARRDTRLARIEKFRGHILSGKGATER; translated from the coding sequence ATGATCACCGAGATCGAGGACTTCTTCACCAAGGGCTGCGGCCGCTGCGCGCGGTTCGCGACGCCCGATTGTTCGACCCGGACATGGAGCGTGGGGCTGGGCAAGCTGCGCGGGATCTGCCGGGCAGCGGGGCTTGTCGAGACGGTGAAATGGGGGCATCCCTGCTATATGCACGCCGGGCGGAACATCGCGATCATCGGCGCGTTGCGCGGCGACTTCCGGCTGACCTTCTTCAATGCCGCGCTGATGACGGATCCGGCGGGGGTGCTTGAACGGCAGGGGCCGAACACAAGGCACCCCGACATGATCCGATTCCGCGACAACGATCGGGTCGCGGCGATCGAACCGACCCTCGCGGCCTACCTGAAGGAAGCGATGGGCTATGCCGAGGCCGGCCTCCTGCCGGCAAAGGACACAGCCGCGCCGACGTTGCCGGAGGAGCTGGTCGAGGCGCTCGATGCCGACCCCGAGCTTGCCGAGGCTTTCCACCGGCTGACGCCGGGGCGGCAGAAGAGCTATGTGATCAACCTTTCTTCCGCCGCCAGGCGCGACACGCGCCTGGCTCGGATCGAGAAGTTCCGCGGCCACATCCTGTCGGGCAAGGGTGCGACCGAACGGTAG
- a CDS encoding DNA polymerase III subunit gamma/tau, whose protein sequence is MTETQGTRYQVLARKYRPETFADLVGQDAMVRTLKNAFAADRIAQAFIMTGIRGTGKTTTARIIAKGMNCVGPDGTGGPTTDPCGKCEHCVAIMEGRHVDVMEMDAASRTGVGDIREIIESVHYRAASARYKIYIIDEVHMLSTNAFNALLKTLEEPPAHVKFIFATTEIRKVPVTVLSRCQRFDLRRIEPEVMIALLRKIATAEKAEITDDALALITRAAEGSARDATSLLDQAISHGAGETTADQVRAMLGLADRGRVLDLVDLILKGDAAGALNELSAQYADGADPMAVLRDLAEITHWVSVIKITPEAAEDPTIGPDERARGQAMASALPMRVLTRMWQMLLKALEEVAAAPNAMMAAEMAVIRLTHVADLPDPEQLLRRLSEGPGPAAPQGRGGAPSGTTAHAAPAHATARAQVASAPTGNGTATALARAPETSLARYASFPAVIELIRHNRDVKLLLEVENHVRLVHYAPGRIEFEPAADAPRDLAATLAGRLQSWTGVRWGVSVVSEGGAQTIAEERSAKEDAAKVKAKDNPLVKAVFAAFPDAHITAIRTPDDVQAEVRAEALPEVEDEWDPFEDN, encoded by the coding sequence ATGACCGAGACCCAAGGGACCCGCTACCAGGTCCTCGCCCGCAAGTACCGCCCCGAGACCTTCGCCGACCTCGTCGGGCAGGACGCGATGGTGCGCACCCTGAAGAACGCCTTTGCCGCCGACCGGATCGCACAGGCCTTCATCATGACGGGCATCCGGGGCACCGGAAAGACGACGACCGCACGGATCATCGCCAAGGGCATGAACTGCGTAGGCCCCGACGGCACGGGCGGCCCCACGACCGATCCTTGCGGCAAATGCGAACATTGCGTGGCGATCATGGAAGGCCGCCATGTCGACGTGATGGAGATGGACGCAGCCAGCCGCACCGGCGTCGGCGACATCCGCGAAATCATTGAATCCGTTCACTATCGCGCCGCCTCGGCGCGCTACAAGATCTACATCATCGACGAAGTTCACATGCTCTCGACAAACGCCTTCAACGCGCTTCTGAAGACGCTTGAGGAACCGCCCGCGCATGTGAAGTTCATCTTCGCCACGACCGAGATCCGCAAGGTGCCGGTCACGGTCCTGTCGCGCTGCCAGCGCTTCGACCTGCGCCGGATCGAGCCCGAGGTGATGATCGCGCTCCTGCGCAAGATCGCGACTGCCGAGAAGGCCGAGATCACCGACGACGCGCTCGCCCTCATCACCCGCGCCGCCGAAGGCTCCGCACGCGACGCGACCTCGCTTCTCGACCAGGCGATCTCCCACGGCGCCGGAGAGACGACGGCGGATCAGGTCCGGGCGATGCTCGGCCTCGCCGACCGGGGCCGGGTGCTCGACCTCGTCGACCTGATCCTGAAAGGCGACGCGGCCGGCGCGCTGAACGAACTCAGCGCCCAATATGCCGACGGCGCCGATCCGATGGCGGTGCTTCGCGACCTTGCCGAGATCACCCACTGGGTGTCCGTGATCAAGATCACGCCAGAAGCGGCCGAGGATCCGACCATCGGCCCCGACGAACGCGCGCGCGGTCAGGCGATGGCCTCGGCCTTGCCGATGCGGGTGCTGACGCGGATGTGGCAGATGCTCCTGAAGGCGCTGGAGGAAGTGGCCGCCGCCCCGAACGCGATGATGGCGGCGGAAATGGCGGTGATCCGCCTGACTCATGTTGCCGACCTGCCGGATCCCGAGCAACTGCTCCGCCGCCTGTCCGAAGGCCCCGGTCCCGCCGCGCCGCAGGGACGCGGGGGGGCGCCTTCGGGGACGACAGCCCATGCCGCGCCGGCCCATGCCACCGCCCGCGCACAGGTGGCCTCGGCCCCGACCGGGAATGGCACCGCAACGGCGCTCGCGCGGGCGCCGGAAACTTCGCTTGCCCGATATGCAAGCTTTCCGGCCGTTATCGAGCTGATCCGCCACAACCGCGACGTGAAACTGCTTCTCGAAGTGGAAAACCACGTCCGCCTCGTTCATTACGCCCCCGGCCGGATCGAGTTCGAACCGGCGGCGGACGCGCCCCGCGACCTCGCCGCGACGCTGGCCGGGCGCCTTCAAAGCTGGACCGGCGTGCGTTGGGGGGTTTCCGTCGTCTCCGAAGGCGGCGCCCAAACGATCGCCGAGGAACGCAGTGCCAAGGAAGACGCCGCGAAGGTGAAGGCGAAGGACAATCCCCTTGTAAAGGCGGTTTTCGCGGCCTTCCCGGATGCCCATATCACCGCTATCAGAACGCCCGACGACGTTCAGGCCGAGGTCCGGGCGGAAGCCCTGCCCGAGGTCGAGGACGAATGGGACCCGTTCGAGGACAATTGA
- a CDS encoding YbaB/EbfC family nucleoid-associated protein, giving the protein MLKGLGGLGGLGDMTKMMKAAQEMQSKMAALTEEMDRITVTGESGAGLVKAVCTAKGELKSLDIDPSIFQPSEKEVVEDLILAAIKDAQKRAQDRTRQEQQKMMQEMGLPADMKLPF; this is encoded by the coding sequence ATGCTGAAAGGTTTGGGCGGGCTCGGCGGACTTGGCGACATGACCAAGATGATGAAGGCCGCGCAGGAGATGCAGTCCAAGATGGCCGCGCTGACCGAGGAGATGGATCGCATCACCGTCACCGGCGAAAGCGGCGCGGGGCTTGTGAAGGCGGTCTGCACCGCGAAGGGCGAGCTCAAGTCGCTCGACATCGACCCGTCGATCTTCCAGCCCTCCGAGAAGGAAGTGGTGGAGGATCTGATCCTCGCCGCGATCAAGGATGCGCAGAAGCGGGCGCAGGACCGTACGCGGCAGGAGCAACAGAAGATGATGCAAGAGATGGGCCTTCCGGCCGACATGAAGCTGCCCTTCTGA
- the recR gene encoding recombination mediator RecR has translation MARLPGLGPRSARRAVLHLIKKRGQVMAPLAQAMAQVATTARECAICGNIGTADICDICRDERRATGEICVVEDVADLWAMERGQSFKGRYHVLGGTLSALDAVGPEELRIPRLLDRIRDEGIAEIILALNATVDGQTTAHYIAEALEGTGATVTSLAQGVPIGGELDYLDDGTIQAALRARKRV, from the coding sequence ATGGCCCGCCTGCCGGGCCTCGGACCCCGCTCGGCGCGGCGCGCGGTTCTGCATCTGATCAAAAAGCGTGGGCAGGTGATGGCGCCGCTCGCGCAGGCGATGGCCCAGGTCGCGACAACCGCGCGGGAATGCGCCATCTGCGGCAACATCGGCACCGCCGATATCTGCGACATCTGCCGGGACGAGCGGCGGGCGACGGGAGAGATTTGCGTGGTCGAGGACGTGGCGGACCTCTGGGCGATGGAGCGTGGACAGTCGTTCAAGGGCCGCTACCACGTTCTTGGCGGAACGCTTTCCGCCCTCGATGCCGTCGGCCCCGAGGAATTGCGCATTCCCCGGCTATTGGACCGTATCCGCGACGAGGGGATCGCCGAGATCATCCTCGCCCTCAACGCTACCGTCGACGGCCAGACGACCGCGCATTACATCGCCGAGGCGCTGGAGGGGACCGGCGCCACCGTGACCTCACTGGCGCAGGGCGTGCCGATCGGCGGCGAACTCGACTACCTCGACGACGGCACGATCCAGGCCGCGCTCCGGGCGCGGAAACGGGTCTGA
- a CDS encoding LysR substrate-binding domain-containing protein, whose protein sequence is MSFPIRQLEAFRAVALKGSITRAAEEMAISQPAVSRLLSALSSSVEFELFQRSSGRLVPTREAEFLLREVERVLDNLGRIGQLTQDLSTRKAGHLRIACLPGFATSHLPKVLADFLSDRPNVTAVLEPDRPERILEWIIGEQYDCGVTDEFAGHPTVESSTILMRTVCILPTGHGLAAKAEIWPSDLAHERIIHTRRDSGFYQRLSEAFALRNMRLGSHVETRQFTAACMLVAAGAGVSVVSEMDAREYEHRGLVIRPFRPDVPHRLSLLRPSNARASLLALEFLDAFEKSLEPFRFR, encoded by the coding sequence ATGTCCTTCCCGATCCGTCAGCTTGAAGCGTTTCGCGCCGTTGCGCTGAAAGGCTCGATCACTCGCGCAGCGGAGGAGATGGCGATTTCGCAACCCGCCGTAAGCCGGCTGTTGTCGGCGCTCTCGTCCTCGGTCGAATTCGAGCTTTTCCAGCGTTCGAGCGGTCGCCTGGTGCCGACGCGCGAGGCGGAATTCCTCTTGCGCGAGGTGGAGCGGGTTCTCGACAATCTCGGCCGGATCGGCCAGTTGACGCAGGATCTCAGCACCAGAAAAGCCGGCCATCTGCGGATTGCCTGCTTGCCGGGCTTCGCAACGAGCCATCTGCCGAAAGTCCTCGCCGACTTCCTGTCCGACCGGCCGAACGTCACTGCGGTTCTTGAGCCGGACAGGCCGGAACGCATCCTCGAGTGGATCATCGGCGAGCAATACGATTGCGGTGTCACCGACGAGTTCGCGGGGCACCCGACGGTGGAAAGCTCAACGATCCTGATGCGGACCGTCTGTATCTTGCCCACGGGCCATGGGCTGGCGGCGAAGGCGGAGATCTGGCCCTCGGATCTCGCACACGAACGGATCATTCACACGCGGCGCGACAGCGGCTTCTATCAGCGCCTGTCAGAGGCGTTTGCCTTGCGAAACATGCGGCTCGGCAGCCATGTCGAGACGCGGCAGTTCACGGCCGCCTGCATGCTGGTCGCGGCCGGGGCCGGCGTGTCCGTCGTCAGCGAAATGGACGCGCGGGAATACGAGCATCGCGGGCTCGTCATCCGGCCGTTCCGCCCGGATGTGCCGCACCGGCTGTCGCTTTTGCGCCCCTCGAACGCGCGCGCGTCGCTCCTCGCGCTCGAATTCCTCGACGCGTTCGAAAAGAGCCTCGAGCCTTTCCGCTTTCGGTGA